TTGCCGGAAGCCGGATCAACCTCAATCTCAAGACCCTTGTCGGCATAGACCTTCGCGTTCGGCTCATGTGTACCCGGCACTGCATCTTTCAGATACAGATTGCCGTGGATGGCTACAGGAAGGGCCATCTGTTCAGGATGAAACGGCTTCCCGGAATCAATCATCGCTTTGATCTCTTCCTTGTTGTATTCCCACCACTGCTTATGCAGCGCATTCGGGTGCTCATCATAGCCGCCCAGTCCAACAGGATGCAGATAACAGCGGGAATTATCCGGGATACCATCCATCACCCGTTCACCGTTATCGTTAAGCTGCTCTCTCGGGGCCAGCGGCAGATGCTCGAAGAACGTCATCGGCACTACCTCATTGTCCTTGTCCTCATCACGCAGGAAGATGTTGTTATAATATCGGTCATCACCGCCTGTGAAGTTGCTGTAACCGGCAATCGCTGTCTCATGCGGCATATGGTACGGCGTATAACGGGTAAGCTCGGGGCGCACCACGAACCTGCCAGCGAACAGATTATGGACGAACGCGCCGCCCTGGGCCATATTGCGGAAGTTCATCGGCGACAGGAAGAGGTTGTGATCGACCATATAAGGACCGTGGCATACCTCCATGAAGAAATCTTCTGACAAATTGTCAAAAAACACATTCCGGCTGATACGTGTGCCTTGTGCCTGCCAGTCCAGCCATAACGCCCGGTAGGAGCTGTAAATGACATTGTCGCAAATCTGGGTATCCAGTGAAGCATGAAGCTTGATTCCGCCGACCTCTGCCCCGTGGAAAATCCGTTTATGATGAATATTATAAATCCGGTTCTGGAGAATCTGGCTGAAGGCCCCGCCCAAATGGCCGACAACCCCGGCCTGCTCACAATCATGAATTACATTATTGCGGACGATATGACTTCCGATGTTGTCCTTATGCCAATCCTGGCGGAGTGCGCGGAAAATAACCTCCTGCTCCCGCTGCGTCCCACCCTTCATCCGGCCATTCGACCACTCGTTATGCCCAGTCGAGATTTCCTTGCCCAGGCTCACCCCTGTACATTTGGACTCGCAGATGTGGTTGTCCTCAATGATCCAGCCCTTGCTCCAGTGGGGTCCGATCAGCCCTTCCTGCAATGCCGTTGGCGGTGCCCATTGAGGAGATGCCTGGCGTAGCGTAAAGCCCTTGACGGTTATATAACCCCGTCCCGTCTGCTCCGGCCAGAAGCAATAAGGGCGAACGCTGATCTCCACATTCTCCCGGCGCGGGTCCTTGCCCCCGAAGCTCGCCCAGATCCTGGTGGAAGCCAAGCCTACTTCTGCATACCACTGGAGCAGAGAGTCCGCCGGGTACTTGGCCTGCGGCCATACCTGGGGATCGCGCAGCTTGGTAACGCTATCACATTCATACAGCGATTTGCCGTCGAGATAGACCTCCCCCAGATGCGGCTCGAACGCCCCTTCGAACAGCCAGTCACCATATAATTTTTCTTCAAAAGGATTGCGCACAGCAAACAGGCTGTTCGGCACTTCTGTACTCCATACACCGTCCCCTTCCTCTCGCCAGTCTGCCACCGGCTCAGCGCCTGTGATGACGACTTCCCCGTCCCCGGCAGCCTGATAGACAATTCTCTGATCCTCTGTTCCTCCGTTAGCCGGGTTCACCCATTCCCTGTATGTCCCCGCATGAACGGTGACCGTATCTCCAGGCTCCGCCAGCGCCGCAGCGCGGGATATGGAACGGAAGGGCTTGTCTGCTGTACC
The sequence above is a segment of the Paenibacillus sp. FSL R7-0204 genome. Coding sequences within it:
- a CDS encoding right-handed parallel beta-helix repeat-containing protein, whose protein sequence is MEYHVAMQGSDQAPGTADKPFRSISRAAALAEPGDTVTVHAGTYREWVNPANGGTEDQRIVYQAAGDGEVVITGAEPVADWREEGDGVWSTEVPNSLFAVRNPFEEKLYGDWLFEGAFEPHLGEVYLDGKSLYECDSVTKLRDPQVWPQAKYPADSLLQWYAEVGLASTRIWASFGGKDPRRENVEISVRPYCFWPEQTGRGYITVKGFTLRQASPQWAPPTALQEGLIGPHWSKGWIIEDNHICESKCTGVSLGKEISTGHNEWSNGRMKGGTQREQEVIFRALRQDWHKDNIGSHIVRNNVIHDCEQAGVVGHLGGAFSQILQNRIYNIHHKRIFHGAEVGGIKLHASLDTQICDNVIYSSYRALWLDWQAQGTRISRNVFFDNLSEDFFMEVCHGPYMVDHNLFLSPMNFRNMAQGGAFVHNLFAGRFVVRPELTRYTPYHMPHETAIAGYSNFTGGDDRYYNNIFLRDEDKDNEVVPMTFFEHLPLAPREQLNDNGERVMDGIPDNSRCYLHPVGLGGYDEHPNALHKQWWEYNKEEIKAMIDSGKPFHPEQMALPVAIHGNLYLKDAVPGTHEPNAKVYADKGLEIEVDPASGKVQVHIVSPELLRAAAPTVVTTNLLGRSYHAEMRYEEPDGSAYRFDRDFFGKQRPDSNVTPGPFELSENSPVKIVL